The Amycolatopsis japonica nucleotide sequence CCGAAGGAGATCTACAGTGACGGAAAAGGCTGTTCTCGCGGGCGGCTGCTTCTGGGGCATGCAGGACCTGTTCCGCCGGCACCCCGGGGTCGTCTCCACCAGGGTCGGCTACACCGGCGGCGACGTGCCGAACGCGACCTACCGCAACCACGGCTCCCACGCCGAAGGCATCGAGATCGTCTTCGACCCGGCGCAGCTGACGTACCGGCAGATCCTGGAGTTCTTCTTCCAGATCCACAACCCGACGACCCTCAACCGCCAGGGCAACGACATCGGCACCAGCTACCGATCGGCGATCTTCTACACCGACGACAAGCAGAAGCAGGTCGCCGAACAGACGATCGCCGACGTCGACGCCTCCGGGAAATGGCCGGGCAAGGTGGTCACCGAGGTGACCCAGGCCGGTGACTTCTGGGAAGCCGAGCCGGAACACCAGGACTACCTGGAGCGCATCCCGAACGGCTACACCTGCCACTACGTGCGGCCGGAATGGCAGCTCGGCGAGCGCTGATCGTCGCGCTGCACGTCTCCTCCGTGCATGCGTACGAGGGCCGTCCCGCTGACGGCCCTCGCCTCGATCCTGCTCCGGTCTCGCGCGACCACGTCGAGGTGCGCGCGGGACTGGGGCTGGTGGGGGACCGGTACTTCAACCATCCCGCGCATCGTTCCGCCGCGGTGACGCTCTTCTCTTCTGCTGTCCCTGGCGATCCGCTGCTGGCCCGGCGGAACATCGTGCTGTCGGGCTTCGACGTGGACGCTCTGTCGCGGGGCTCGGTTGTGACCCTGGACTCCGGTGACGGCCCTGTGCGCTTCGAGGTCCACCGGCCCGCGAATCCATGCGCGTGGATGGACGTCGTCTACCCGGTCGGGACTTTCGCTGCTTTGCGGGGCCGCGGCGGGAAGCGGTGCGTGCCGCTGGACGACGGCGTCTTACGCGTTGGGCCGGTAGAGATCTACTAGGCCCTTTTTGATCTGTTCCGTAGTCATGCTCTGGCGCTGATAGACATACTGCGCCGCCGCCAGGGGCGCGAGGAGCGCATCAGCCCTGAAGTGTGCGTCGGTCTTTGGATCGATCTCGCTCATCAGCGCGACCAGGTGACTGTGGTGCAGCCGGTACGCGCCGGTCACGAACCGCGCCATCGGCGTCTCCGTCTCCGCGACCATGAGCAGCTCGCCATGCGTTTCAAGCCTGTCGACGTACGCTTCCAGGAACGCTTTCAGTCTTTGGGGCGCGGGCGCCCCCGGCCCGAGTGGCGGCGGCCCGCTGATGAACGCCTCCTGGAACTCGCGCTCGTTCTCGTCGAGCAGCGCCTGCGCCAACGCGCCCTTGTCCGGGAACCGGCGATACACGGTCCCGATCCCGACGCCCGCCTCCGCCGCGACCTCGTCCAACGCGAGCCCGTCGATCCCTTTGGCCGCAACGAGCTTGGCCGCCGCGCGGACGATCTTCTGCCGGTTGCGAGCCGCGTCCGCCCGCTCTGGAGTCCCGGCCCCTGCGATGGGAAGCACCCAGTGAGCCTAACCGGTGGACAAGTGGAACTTTCTCCAGTTAACTAAGTGGAAGAACTTCCACTTAAGGAGGCCCGGATGTCCGTCGAACACTTCACGAGCGATGGCGCTTCGACCTGGTTCCAGCGGCTCGACCAGCAGATCTTCTTGGCCGACGTCCTCGCACAGGACAGCGGCGCGGCCATGTCCGTCGGCTTCGGTCGCTACGCCAAAGGCGAGAAGAACCCCTGGAAGATGACCTACGACGAAGCCCTCGTCATCACTTCGGGCGTTTTCACCGTCGAGGGCCCTTCGGGTTCAGTGACGGCTCGGGCCGGCGAGGTGATCTATCTACGTGCGGGAACGGAGCTCGTCTACGTGGCCGATGAGGACACGGAACTCGTCTATGT carries:
- the msrA gene encoding peptide-methionine (S)-S-oxide reductase MsrA; translation: MTEKAVLAGGCFWGMQDLFRRHPGVVSTRVGYTGGDVPNATYRNHGSHAEGIEIVFDPAQLTYRQILEFFFQIHNPTTLNRQGNDIGTSYRSAIFYTDDKQKQVAEQTIADVDASGKWPGKVVTEVTQAGDFWEAEPEHQDYLERIPNGYTCHYVRPEWQLGER
- a CDS encoding molybdenum cofactor biosysynthesis protein, with translation MAARRALIVALHVSSVHAYEGRPADGPRLDPAPVSRDHVEVRAGLGLVGDRYFNHPAHRSAAVTLFSSAVPGDPLLARRNIVLSGFDVDALSRGSVVTLDSGDGPVRFEVHRPANPCAWMDVVYPVGTFAALRGRGGKRCVPLDDGVLRVGPVEIY
- a CDS encoding TetR/AcrR family transcriptional regulator, encoding MLPIAGAGTPERADAARNRQKIVRAAAKLVAAKGIDGLALDEVAAEAGVGIGTVYRRFPDKGALAQALLDENEREFQEAFISGPPPLGPGAPAPQRLKAFLEAYVDRLETHGELLMVAETETPMARFVTGAYRLHHSHLVALMSEIDPKTDAHFRADALLAPLAAAQYVYQRQSMTTEQIKKGLVDLYRPNA
- a CDS encoding cupin domain-containing protein produces the protein MSVEHFTSDGASTWFQRLDQQIFLADVLAQDSGAAMSVGFGRYAKGEKNPWKMTYDEALVITSGVFTVEGPSGSVTARAGEVIYLRAGTELVYVADEDTELVYVTYPHWLAATESSAEAHRLDDFHEVG